From Onychostoma macrolepis isolate SWU-2019 chromosome 19, ASM1243209v1, whole genome shotgun sequence, a single genomic window includes:
- the fam83hb gene encoding protein FAM83H, with protein sequence MARRSQSSSLGDNPLDPNYLCPHYREEYRMAIDALVEEDVEGYYNFLQSANVVDFLSRSEIEHIKSNVQSPQSAGNVPELPYREIDEDGSSDTYWPLHSDLDAPGLELGWPLQQHSFVGPTEVTMLVNPADPERPSIKEQARRLIKNAHQVIAVVMDIFTDVDIFSDLLDAVARHVPVYILLDEQNAHHFVNMVASCKVNLDMIHMMRVRTVAGITYFCRTGKSFKGQVMDRFLLTDCRAVISGNYSFMWSFEKIHRCIAHLFLGELVATFDEEFRILFAQSQPLVVENALVPMSQDNTSSYLGNQFGLKRTQSLRNPRGYLRQPELTGYPFGDRHESILPFRREDPFRHTLEPGAAPLQVTKYATQQFRMQQSFLDPGRSLLASRQLEMNAFKRHSYAEGTRETYASSRQYMKQRVMNNLEETESHYQREQHYYHSEGMGPDSERGHYDRLNYGMYQKDQHSDSAYPPELEAPGNLNVLSTDDLKSDSEKHYNSGGGRYGPQTHKRPTVGHAYACQSSPTQPHPPDHKQLFSTGEQVRQSQDPSVKQGLRSWRINSYLSTYDDSGEEGLHQPVGPDAFDEPYQQPDSRLYGSEGPGLHLRERPNIPTKPNLDLRPRYGKPIKQDRNQVKDISSDLGPTSTDTLKPAISSSSLASSTDNEKEPEPREISITKHESFRSRINPMLQRSSRLRSSLIFSSSQLEQHSSSQAKSGGELQQERDESEPVRYSSIVAEILEKRRSLSREPFDWNKHKKAEEKEVKNSSTGDLTTITDTKVEPIKEKEKPDNPEPEDNKVTQPTEPSRSQQTTSSLNMNDPASRLQYFKDLQEKRKSSKLELDLDTKSRETAMKKPDLTDTANTVPNVLVTSVESSVKTQESTITLTDPIPQRLVIATKPSEVCVDRPLTNSKTLTESTADVAKKEPAKEPTKSLRPFPSPKFLKPFKASQSSHRRISCGEETLKDATDAEKSELKKSRSFSSSGITRAESKESLSSLNLGNSDGKDTKALDFLKKQTQRLKGFLGPKGEKKHSGVSSSQEDKSMKTVPEMQEEPSDKEKPSESISSSTIVENNKPTVKPTPSRYQSSTSNVIFSSNLRDDTKVILEQISANSQKNRQQTEESGKVEGGKEEEVSNSSLQFQNRNRFTRTPVNPQERDNLLKRIESMRKEKKVYSRFEMGNNLG encoded by the exons ATGGCCCGCCGCTCACAAAGTTCTTCATTGGGCGACAACCCCCTGGATCCCAATTACTTGTGTCCGCATTACCGAGAAGAGTATCGCATGGCTATTGATGCCCTGGTGGAGGAGGATGTTGAGGGCTATTACAACTTTTTACAAAGTGCTAATGTAGTTGACTTTTTATCAAGGTCAGAGATTGAGCATATTAAAAGCAATGTGCAATCACCACAGAGTGCTGGAAATGTACCAGAACTGCCATATCGAGAAATAGATGAGGATGGGTCCTCTGACACCTACTGGCCACTGCATTCTGACTTGGATGCACCAGGACTAGAACTTGGTTGGCCTCTGCAGCAACATAGTTTTGTGGGGCCCACAGAGGTCACAATGTTGGTAAACCCTGCTGACCCTGAGCGGCCCAGCATTAAGGAGCAGGCCCGGCGACTCATCAAAAATGCTCATCAG GTGATTGCAGTAGTGATGGATATTTTCACAGATGTTGATATATTCTCTGATCTTTTGGACGCTGTAGCACGTCACGTGCCTGTCTACATTCTGCTGGATGAACAAAATGCCCATCATTTTGTTAACATGGTGGCAAGCTGTAAAGTTAATCTGGATATGATCCAT ATGATGCGGGTACGTACAGTGGCAGGCATTACCTATTTCTGCCGCACAGGAAAATCGTTTAAAGGTCAAGTGATGGACCGTTTTCTTCTGACAGACTGCAGAGCAGTGATCAGTGGAAACTATAG CTTTATGTGGTCTTTTGAGAAGATCCACCGCTGCATTGCCCATTTGTTCCTTGGAGAACTAGTTGCCACATTTGATGAGGAGTTTCGTATCTTGTTTGCTCAGTCTCAGCCTCTTGTTGTTGAAAATGCCCTTGTACCCATGTCACAAGACAATACAAGTAGTTACCTTGGCAATCAGTTTGGCTTAAAAAGGACTCAGTCACTAAGGAATCCCAGAGGATATCTTCGTCAGCCTGAACTTACTGGTTACCCATTTGGGGATCGTCATGAATCCATACTACCTTTTCGAAGGGAGGACCCGTTTCGCCATACACTTGAACCAGGTGCAGCTCCTTTGCAGGTCACAAAGTATGCAACACAGCAGTTCAGGATGCAACAGTCATTCTTGGATCCAGGACGCTCATTGTTAGCCTCCAGGCAGCTGGAAATGAATGCCTTTAAGAGGCATAGCTATGCCGAGGGCACCCGCGAGACCTACGCCTCCTCCCGGCAGTATATGAAACAGCGTGTAATGAACAACTTGGAGGAGACGGAATCGCATTACCAGCGAGAACAACATTACTATCATAGCGAGGGCATGGGACCGGATTCTGAGCGCGGGCACTATGACCGCCTTAACTATGGCATGTACCAGAAAGATCAACACTCTGATTCTGCATATCCTCCTGAACTTGAAGCACCGGGAAATCTGAATGTTTTGTCCACTGACGACCTCAAAAGTGATTCAGAAAAACATTACAACTCAGGAGGGGGACGCTACGGTCCACAAACCCACAAGAGGCCTACTGTGGGCCACGCATATGCCTGTCAGAGTTCGCCAACTCAGCCACATCCTCCTGACCACAAGCAGTTGTTCTCCACTGGAGAGCAGGTACGGCAGTCCCAGGACCCCAGTGTAAAGCAGGGATTGCGGAGCTGGAGAATCAACTCTTATCTCAGCACTTACGACGATTCAGGAGAGGAGGGCTTGCATCAGCCAGTGGGTCCAGATGCCTTTGATGAGCCATATCAACAACCTGACAGCAGACTTTATGGCTCAGAGGGACCAGGCCTTCATTTAAGAGAGCGTCCAAACATCCCAACTAAGCCAAACCTTGATTTGAGGCCACGCTATGGTAAACCCATCAAACAAGATAGGAATCAAGTAAAAGACATTAGCTCTGACCTGGGTCCCACAAGTACTGACACATTAAAGCCAGCCATTTCATCTTCATCACTAGCATCTTCAACAGACAATGAAAAGGAGCCGGAACCAAGGGAAATCAGCATTACCAAGCATGAGTCTTTCCGATCTCGAATTAACCCAATGCTGCAAAGGAGCTCAAGACTAAGGTCTTCTTTAATCTTCAGCTCCTCACAGTTGGAGCAACACAGCTCCTCGCAAGCTAAATCTGGTGGGGAGTTACAACAGGAGAGAGATGAGAGTGAGCCTGTTCGATACTCATCTATTGTGGCAGAGATTTTGGAGAAGAGGAGGTCACTGTCAAGAGAGCCGTTTGACTGGAATAAGCATAAAAAAGCAGAAGAAAAAGAGGTTAAAAATTCATCAACAGGAGATCTGACTACGATCACAGATACCAAAGTGGAGCCTATCAAAGAAAAGGAGAAACCTGACAACCCTGAACCTGAGGACAATAAAGTTACACAGCCAACAGAGCCTTCGAGATCTCAGCAAACAACTTCTTCCCTAAACATGAATGATCCAGCAAGCAGACTTCAGTACTTCAAAGATTTGcaagaaaagagaaagagcTCAAAATTAGAGTTAGATTTGGATACAAAAAGTCGAGAAACAGCCATGAAAAAGCCAGACCTCACTGATACAGCAAACACAGTTCCAAATGTGCTTGTTACTTCAGTGGAGTCCTCCGTAAAGACACAAGAGTCAACGATTACGCTAACAGATCCTATACCACAGCGCTTGGTGATTGCAACAAAACCATCTGAAGTCTGTGTGGACAGGCCGCTCACGAACAGCAAAACTCTGACGGAGAGCACAGCTGATGTAGCAAAGAAAGAGCCAGCTAAGGAACCAACAAAGTCACTTCGGCCTTTCCCATCACCCAAGTTCTTAAAACCATTCAAAGCCTCTCAATCTTCTCATCGTCGTATCTCATGCGGCGAGGAGACTCTTAAAGACGCAACAGATGCTGAAAAGAGTGAGCTTAAGAAGTCTCGCAGCTTCAGCTCATCGGGCATCACCCGTGCAGAGTCTAAAGAAAGCCTGAGCTCCCTAAACCTTGGGAACTCTGATGGCAAAGATACAAAGGCCCTTGATTTCCTCaagaaacaaacacagagaTTAAAGGGTTTCCTTGGGCCAAAGGGAGAAAAGAAGCACTCAGGAGTTTCCAGCTCTCAAGAGGACAAGTCAATGAAAACAGTCCCTGAGATGCAAGAGGAGCCCTCAGACAAAGAGAAACCATCTGAATCCATATCATCTTCTACCATAGTAGAGAACAACAAACCCACTGTTAAACCGACTCCATCACGCTATCAGTCCTCTACCTcaaatgtgatatttagcaGCAACCTCAGGGATGATACCAAGGTGATCCTAGAGCAAATATCTGCAAATAGCCAGAAAAATAGACAGCAGACTGAAGAGTCTGGGAAAGTCGAGGGGGGCAAGGAGGAAGAGGTTTCCAATTCATCATTACAATTTCAAAACCGGAACCGGTTCACCCGAACTCCAGTCAACCCACAGGAGAGGGACAATCTGCTGAAGAGAATAGAGAGCATGCGCAAAGAAAAGAAAGTCTACAGTCGTTTCGAG ATGGGGAATAACCTGGGATAA